In Papaver somniferum cultivar HN1 unplaced genomic scaffold, ASM357369v1 unplaced-scaffold_80, whole genome shotgun sequence, the following proteins share a genomic window:
- the LOC113345054 gene encoding putative E3 ubiquitin-protein ligase XBAT31 yields the protein MGQGLSCTRNSDDGGLFNAVKIGDFECVESLLRRNPSLIHQLTVCDKLSSLHIAAANGQIQIVSMMLGKSINPDILNRNKQTPLMLAAMHGKIECVEMLILAGANILMFDSLSGRTCLHYAAYYGHSDCLQAILSAAQSTPVADSWGFARFVNVRDGKGATPLHLAARQRRPECVRILLDSGSLACASTSGYGCPGSTPLHLAARGGSLDCIRELLAWGADRLQRDSSGRIPYLVAVKYKHGACAALLNPSAAEPLVWPSPLKFISELNPDAKVLLERALVEANKEREKNIFKGTPYSLPSPSHSDAEIDDNLSEISEAELCCICFDQVCTIEVQGCGHQMCAHCTLALCCHNKPNPNTTFLPIPVCPFCRSNISQLLVAKTKTGDELDIDLNSSKPTKSRKSLTLSEESSSFMGISGLGSFTKMGTRGSGKVADASDDPVDKPID from the exons ATGGGTCAAGGATTAAGTTGTACCAGAAATAGTGATGATGGTGGGTTGTTTAATGCAGTTAAAATTGGTGATTTTGAATGTGTTGAGAGTCTTTTGAGAAGAAACCCAAGTTTGATACATCAGCTTACTGTTTGTGATAAACTTTCTTCTCTTCATATTGCTGCTGCTAATGGTCAGATCCAG ATTGTTTCCATGATGTTGGGGAAATCAATTAATCCAGATATACTGAATCGGAATAAACAA ACTCCATTAATGTTGGCAGCAATGCACGGAAAGATTGAATGTGTGGAGATGTTGATTCTAGCAGGAGCCAAT ATACTGATGTTTGATTCACTAAGTGGAAGAACTTGTTTACATTATGCTGCTTATTATGGTCATTCTGATTGCTTACAAGCCATTCTTTCGGCAGCCCAGTCGACCCCAGTTGCAGATTCTTG GGGATTTGCAAGATTTGTAAATGTTAGAGATGGTAAAGGTGCAACTCCATTGCATTTAGCGGCTCGTCAAAGACGACCTGAATGTGTTCGTATTTTGTTGGACAGTGGATCTCTTGCTTGTGCTTCTACCAGTGGATACGG TTGCCCTGGGAGTACTCCTCTTCATTTGGCGGCCCGTGGTGGTTCATTGGATTGCATCCGAGAGTTACTTGCTTGGGGAGCAGATCGGCTGCAAAGAGACTCTTCTgg AAGAATTCCATACTTAGTTGCAGTCAAATATAAACATGGAGCATGTGCTGCATTGCTAAACCCTTCAGCAGCAGAGCCTCTTGTTTGGCCTTCACCTCTGAAATTCATAAGTGAGCTTAATCCAGATGCCAAGGTTCTTCTAGAGAGGGCTCTTGTTGAAGCTAATAAGGAGAGGGAGAAGAATATATTTAAAGGAACACCATACTCGCTTCCATCCCCATCTCATTCTGATGCTGAGATTGATGATAATCTCTCTGAG ATCAGCGAAGCTGAATTATGCTGCATATGCTTCGATCAAGTCTGCACGATTGAAGTTCAAGGCTGCGGTCACCAAATGTGTGCGCACTGCACACTGGCCCTATGCTGCCACAACAAACCCAACCCGAACACCACATTCCTTCCCATCCCAGTCTGCCCCTTTTGCAGAAGCAACATTTCTCAATTACTGGTGGCGAAGACAAAAACTGGTGATGAATTAGATATTGATCTCAACTCCTCGAAGCCAACAAAATCAAGGAAATCCCTTACCCTCAGTGAAGAAAGTAGTAGCTTCATGGGTATCTCAGGCTTGGGTTCATTCACAAAAATGGGTACACGTGGTTCAGGGAAAGTTGCCGATGCCAGTGATGACCCTGTCGATAAGCCTATTGATTAG